The following is a genomic window from candidate division TA06 bacterium.
TTAGCCACATAAAGCACATAAGCCACAAAAATACTTCTGCTAATACATCAAAGAGAGAACAAACATTTAGGAATAAAGGAATATATGCCCCCTAAAAGACACGAATAAAATCGTAAGCAGAATAATTATTGAAATTAATTGTTTTGTGCCCTTCGTGCCTTTTGTGGCTGAATAGATACGCAAAAACATACCTCGTAAACTTTTTCCAGCAACCCCGGACCCAGTTTTTTATGCACCGCATATGCGGCATCTACGATTTTCTTTGCCTGCTCTTCTTCTTTTGGTGACAGCGGTATATAATTC
Proteins encoded in this region:
- a CDS encoding GxxExxY protein codes for the protein MNYIPLSPKEEEQAKKIVDAAYAVHKKLGPGLLEKVYEVCFCVSIQPQKARRAQNN